One genomic segment of Nocardia spumae includes these proteins:
- the ppk2 gene encoding polyphosphate kinase 2 — protein sequence MSAPGPAVARAPMTNKHYRRALRPLHAELVALQEWVKASGARVCIVFEGRDTAGKGGVIKAITARVSPRVFRVVALPAPTEREKSQMYVQRYLPHLPAAGEVVIFDRSWYNRAGVERVMGFCTDEQARHFLELIPTVEREIVDSGVIMLKYWLEVSREQQTLRLQSRIDDPRKIWKLSDLDLRSYRHWYDYSRARDEMFHFTDTGWAPWYVAVTDDKKRGRLNVISHLLSRIPYEPLDRPEVVLPDQQKAKGYRAPGQPLHWIPTPY from the coding sequence TTGTCCGCGCCCGGCCCCGCGGTCGCGCGCGCTCCCATGACGAACAAGCACTATCGCCGTGCGCTACGACCGCTGCACGCCGAACTGGTCGCGCTGCAGGAATGGGTGAAGGCCTCCGGCGCAAGGGTTTGCATCGTCTTCGAAGGTCGTGACACCGCCGGAAAGGGCGGGGTCATCAAGGCGATCACCGCGCGGGTGAGTCCGCGGGTGTTCCGGGTGGTGGCCCTGCCCGCCCCCACCGAACGGGAGAAGTCACAGATGTACGTGCAGCGCTATCTGCCACATCTGCCGGCCGCCGGCGAGGTCGTGATCTTCGACCGCAGCTGGTACAACCGGGCCGGAGTCGAGCGGGTGATGGGTTTCTGCACCGACGAACAGGCGCGGCACTTCCTCGAGCTGATCCCGACCGTGGAGCGGGAAATCGTCGACTCGGGCGTCATCATGCTCAAGTACTGGCTCGAGGTCAGCCGGGAACAGCAGACCCTGCGCCTGCAGAGCCGCATCGACGATCCTCGCAAGATCTGGAAACTGTCGGATCTGGACCTGCGCTCCTATCGCCACTGGTACGACTACTCCCGGGCCCGCGACGAGATGTTCCACTTCACCGATACCGGCTGGGCGCCCTGGTATGTCGCGGTCACCGATGACAAGAAGCGCGGCCGGCTCAACGTCATCAGCCATCTTCTGAGCCGCATCCCCTACGAACCACTGGATCGGCCCGAGGTGGTGCTGCCGGATCAGCAGAAGGCGAAGGGTTACCGGGCCCCGGGGCAACCACTGCACTGGATTCCGACGCCGTACTGA
- a CDS encoding endonuclease V codes for MPAELPADPEAAAALQNRLRERVVTTDPAPPRFTTVAGLDSAYDDEGRVVAAVVVLHAATLEVVDTATAAGTAAFPYMPGLLAFRELPTTLAALDTLTTTPDLLVCDGQGIAHPRRFGLACHLGLLTGLPSIGVAKTVWGHYDEPGFERGSVSDITLDGELVGRAVRTQPGVKPLYVSVGHRIGLDTACATVLALAPRYRQPETTRRADRLCRDLLRAAGTS; via the coding sequence ATGCCCGCCGAACTGCCGGCCGATCCGGAAGCCGCTGCGGCGCTGCAGAATCGGCTGCGGGAGCGGGTCGTCACCACGGATCCGGCGCCACCGCGGTTCACGACCGTCGCCGGACTGGATTCGGCGTACGACGACGAGGGCCGGGTCGTGGCCGCCGTCGTGGTCCTCCACGCGGCCACGCTCGAGGTCGTCGACACCGCCACCGCGGCCGGTACCGCGGCCTTCCCGTATATGCCCGGACTGCTGGCCTTTCGTGAGCTGCCGACCACACTGGCCGCGCTCGACACCCTGACCACCACCCCCGACCTGCTGGTATGCGATGGGCAAGGGATCGCGCATCCGCGCCGGTTCGGATTGGCGTGCCATCTCGGCCTGCTGACCGGGCTGCCGTCGATCGGCGTCGCCAAAACGGTGTGGGGACACTACGACGAGCCCGGGTTCGAGCGAGGTTCGGTCTCCGACATCACCCTCGACGGGGAGCTCGTCGGACGCGCGGTGCGGACCCAGCCCGGGGTCAAACCGCTCTACGTCTCGGTCGGCCACCGGATCGGCCTGGACACCGCGTGCGCGACGGTGCTGGCGCTGGCGCCGCGCTATCGACAGCCGGAGACCACGCGGCGGGCCGACCGGCTGTGCCGGGATCTGCTGCGCGCGGCCGGCACGAGCTAG
- a CDS encoding ABC transporter permease has protein sequence MTGIGTAASGFGAVRVDTERWRYLLPQTLVQTGRLLRRWRRDPVTAAQTLLFPALLLVMLNTVLGHQISAFSGVDALYGSVPMVTVVSVMSGSLAGAVTLGRERDAGLLGRLWALPIHRASGLASRILAEVVRIVVCTVVLFAVGVALGFRFHRPIAVLAVLGVPVLYGLGFATMVTSVAVYSAKTFAVEAISLGSSLLMFFSTGFVPLNAYPGWAQPIVSHQPMSAAIDTMRAATLGGAIRGPLLLTVAWSVGAIVVFAVPAAVGFRRASQA, from the coding sequence ATGACCGGGATAGGCACCGCGGCGAGCGGATTCGGGGCCGTGCGAGTCGACACCGAGCGGTGGCGGTATCTGCTCCCGCAGACGCTGGTGCAGACCGGTCGCCTGCTGCGGCGGTGGCGCCGCGATCCGGTCACCGCCGCGCAGACGCTGCTGTTCCCGGCGTTGTTGCTGGTGATGCTGAATACGGTGCTGGGACATCAGATCTCCGCGTTCTCCGGCGTCGATGCCCTCTACGGCTCGGTGCCGATGGTGACCGTGGTGTCGGTGATGTCCGGCTCACTGGCCGGGGCGGTGACGCTCGGCCGCGAACGCGACGCCGGGCTGCTGGGGCGGCTGTGGGCGCTGCCGATCCATCGCGCCTCTGGCCTGGCCTCGCGCATTCTCGCCGAGGTGGTGCGGATCGTGGTGTGCACCGTGGTCCTGTTCGCGGTGGGGGTGGCGCTCGGGTTCCGATTCCATCGACCGATCGCCGTGCTCGCGGTGCTGGGTGTGCCGGTGCTGTACGGGCTGGGTTTCGCCACCATGGTGACATCGGTGGCGGTGTATTCGGCGAAAACCTTCGCCGTGGAGGCTATTTCGCTGGGATCGTCGCTGCTGATGTTCTTCAGCACCGGATTCGTGCCGTTGAACGCCTACCCCGGGTGGGCGCAGCCGATCGTTTCGCATCAGCCGATGTCGGCGGCGATCGACACGATGCGCGCGGCGACCCTCGGCGGTGCGATACGTGGTCCGCTGCTGTTGACGGTGGCCTGGTCGGTCGGGGCGATCGTCGTCTTCGCGGTGCCGGCGGCGGTCGGTTTCCGGCGCGCCAGCCAGGCGTGA
- a CDS encoding GNAT family N-acetyltransferase, giving the protein MRSVLEPSRRSRISGARQLGDRDLARVLQVLDTDPVACCMVAARLQECGLDNRGGGELWTRGSPEESLCFSGANLVPLRGTGDDMQAFADRAARWPRVCSSVVGRQELALPLWEVLEQRWGAPREVRSDQPLLALDGRPHALPDPKVRRVRTDELDRYLVAAVAMFTEEIGVDPRAGDGGRGYRRRVASLIESGRAWARFEDGEVVYKAEVGAMSRRTGQIQGVWVHPQWRGRGLGTAGTAAVADAVVAAGRTASLYVNSYNEVARRAYARVGFHQVATFATILVD; this is encoded by the coding sequence GTGCGGAGTGTGCTGGAACCGTCGCGACGGTCACGGATTTCCGGTGCGCGTCAGCTCGGAGATCGAGATCTGGCGCGGGTGCTGCAAGTACTGGACACCGACCCGGTGGCCTGCTGCATGGTCGCCGCGCGATTGCAGGAATGCGGTCTGGACAATCGCGGCGGTGGCGAGCTGTGGACACGGGGAAGCCCGGAGGAGTCGCTGTGCTTCTCCGGTGCCAATCTGGTTCCGCTGCGTGGCACCGGTGACGATATGCAGGCCTTCGCCGATCGCGCGGCGCGCTGGCCGCGGGTGTGCTCCTCGGTCGTGGGGCGTCAGGAGTTGGCGTTGCCGCTGTGGGAGGTGCTGGAGCAGCGCTGGGGCGCGCCCCGTGAGGTGCGCTCGGATCAGCCGCTGCTGGCACTGGACGGCCGCCCGCACGCACTGCCGGATCCCAAGGTGCGCCGGGTTCGCACCGACGAGCTGGATCGCTATCTGGTCGCGGCGGTGGCGATGTTCACCGAGGAGATCGGGGTCGATCCGCGGGCGGGCGACGGTGGTCGCGGCTACCGGCGCCGGGTGGCGAGCTTGATCGAATCCGGCCGGGCCTGGGCGCGTTTCGAGGACGGTGAGGTCGTCTACAAGGCCGAGGTCGGTGCGATGTCCCGGCGGACCGGGCAGATCCAGGGCGTCTGGGTGCATCCGCAGTGGCGGGGCCGCGGCCTGGGCACGGCCGGAACCGCCGCGGTCGCGGATGCGGTGGTGGCCGCGGGGCGAACCGCCAGCCTGTATGTGAACTCCTACAACGAGGTCGCGCGCCGCGCCTATGCCCGGGTGGGGTTCCACCAGGTGGCGACCTTCGCGACCATCCTGGTGGACTGA
- a CDS encoding peroxynitrite isomerase, producing the protein MLCAVFDPQPDVAPHPDIAHLAPLLGTWRGSGHGEYPTIEPFDYHEEIHFGHVGRPFLTYRQRTRHAGDGRSLHAETGYLRSTGADRVELILAHPTGITEICEGRIAVAGDGLRLELDSTRIGTSSTAKPVTALGRSIHLAGDTIDYSLRMAAVGQPIRHHLSASLHRAEQK; encoded by the coding sequence ATGCTGTGCGCCGTGTTCGATCCCCAACCCGATGTCGCACCTCATCCGGATATCGCCCATCTGGCTCCATTGCTGGGCACCTGGCGCGGATCCGGGCACGGGGAGTATCCGACCATCGAGCCGTTCGACTACCACGAGGAAATCCACTTCGGCCACGTCGGCCGCCCGTTCCTCACCTACCGGCAGCGCACCCGCCATGCCGGCGACGGCCGCTCCCTGCATGCCGAAACCGGCTACCTGCGCTCCACCGGCGCGGATCGGGTGGAATTGATCCTGGCCCATCCGACCGGTATCACCGAGATCTGCGAGGGCAGGATCGCCGTCGCCGGCGACGGGCTGCGGCTCGAGCTCGATTCCACCCGGATCGGCACCTCGAGTACGGCCAAACCGGTGACCGCGCTCGGGCGCTCGATCCACCTGGCGGGCGACACCATCGACTACAGCTTGCGCATGGCAGCGGTCGGGCAACCAATCCGGCATCACCTGTCCGCCAGTTTGCATCGAGCTGAACAGAAGTAA
- a CDS encoding three-helix bundle dimerization domain-containing protein: protein MTVDEELIQVEQVIERLITRYPSAPPADIELIVRTIHKRFADVRIHDFVPLLVEKAARQAISIHLAGGSAHSAIRSRSRGGTYPVTVL from the coding sequence ATGACCGTCGATGAGGAGTTGATTCAGGTCGAACAAGTCATCGAACGCCTGATCACTCGGTACCCATCCGCACCACCCGCGGACATCGAACTCATCGTGCGCACCATTCACAAGCGATTCGCCGATGTCCGAATCCACGATTTCGTTCCCCTTCTCGTCGAAAAGGCGGCACGGCAAGCGATCAGCATCCACCTAGCCGGAGGATCGGCGCACTCGGCGATCCGTAGTCGATCACGCGGCGGCACCTACCCGGTGACCGTGCTCTGA
- the ispG gene encoding flavodoxin-dependent (E)-4-hydroxy-3-methylbut-2-enyl-diphosphate synthase: MPAAPAAVLAPRRRTRQLMVGTVGVGSDNPISVQSMTTTKTHDVNATLQQIAELTAAGCDIVRVACPRQEDADALPTIAKKSQIPVIADIHFQPRYIFAAIDAGCAAVRVNPGNIKEFDGRVKEVAQAAGAAGIPIRIGVNAGSLDKRMLEKYGKATPEALVESALWEAGLFEEHGFGDIKISVKHNDPVVMVEAYRQLAAQCDYPLHLGVTEAGPAFQGTIKSAVAFGALLSEGIGDTIRVSLSAPPAEEVKVGAQILQSLNLRPRKLEIVSCPSCGRAQVDVYTLANEVTAGLEGLEVPLRVAVMGCVVNGPGEAREADLGVASGNGKGQIFVKGEVVKTVPEHQIVETLIEEAMRIADEMGTDAESGEPVVTVG, from the coding sequence ATGCCGGCCGCACCGGCGGCGGTCCTCGCACCGCGGCGTAGGACTCGCCAGCTGATGGTGGGCACGGTGGGGGTGGGCAGCGATAACCCCATCTCGGTCCAGTCGATGACCACGACCAAGACCCATGACGTGAACGCGACGTTGCAGCAGATCGCGGAACTGACGGCCGCGGGCTGTGACATCGTCCGCGTGGCCTGCCCGCGCCAGGAGGACGCCGACGCGCTGCCGACGATCGCGAAGAAATCGCAGATTCCGGTCATCGCCGATATCCACTTCCAGCCGCGCTACATCTTCGCCGCCATCGATGCCGGATGTGCGGCGGTCCGGGTCAACCCCGGCAACATCAAGGAGTTCGACGGCCGGGTCAAGGAGGTCGCCCAGGCCGCGGGTGCGGCCGGTATCCCGATCCGGATCGGCGTGAACGCGGGATCGCTGGACAAGCGGATGCTCGAGAAGTACGGCAAGGCCACCCCCGAGGCGCTGGTCGAGTCGGCGCTGTGGGAGGCGGGCCTGTTCGAGGAACACGGCTTCGGCGATATCAAGATCTCGGTCAAGCACAACGACCCGGTGGTGATGGTCGAGGCCTATCGGCAGCTGGCCGCGCAGTGCGATTATCCGCTGCATCTGGGCGTGACCGAGGCCGGGCCCGCGTTCCAGGGCACGATCAAGTCGGCGGTGGCCTTCGGTGCGCTGCTGAGCGAGGGCATCGGCGACACCATCCGGGTCTCGCTGTCCGCGCCGCCCGCCGAGGAGGTCAAGGTCGGCGCGCAGATCCTGCAGTCGCTGAATCTGCGCCCGCGCAAACTCGAGATCGTCTCGTGCCCGTCGTGCGGGCGCGCGCAGGTCGACGTCTACACCCTCGCGAACGAGGTCACCGCCGGGCTGGAAGGGCTCGAGGTGCCGTTGCGGGTGGCCGTGATGGGCTGTGTGGTCAACGGTCCCGGTGAGGCTCGCGAGGCGGATCTGGGCGTCGCCTCGGGTAACGGGAAGGGCCAGATCTTCGTCAAGGGTGAGGTCGTCAAGACCGTGCCGGAACATCAGATCGTGGAGACTCTGATCGAAGAGGCGATGCGGATCGCCGACGAGATGGGCACCGATGCCGAGTCCGGCGAGCCCGTCGTCACCGTCGGCTGA
- a CDS encoding ABC transporter permease, which yields MTVRIQQMPQRQMSQRRMPAVLRRWWLPCWVLTRRQISSSVRNGEALTAVLAPTIFTVGFYVPLDRVMTFAGHGASSYSQFLMPMIVMQAVSFCATAAAFRAAVDARDGLDARLATMPIPHIAPLGARTASTGYRIVIALVAALMCGYVIGFRFYGGLWNTVGFLLFSVAVGMMLGVFGDLLGTLSKSPEATTQMLMLPQLILGMVSTGFAPAEQFPEWIRGFARNQPISQFVDAMRALAGDQPGFTAAVSRSTVGPGVLWTIAGVALFGVASVLVAVRRQR from the coding sequence ATGACTGTGCGAATTCAGCAGATGCCCCAGCGGCAGATGTCCCAGCGGCGGATGCCCGCGGTGCTGCGGCGCTGGTGGCTGCCCTGCTGGGTGCTCACCCGGCGGCAGATCAGCTCGTCGGTGCGCAACGGCGAGGCGCTGACCGCGGTGCTCGCTCCGACCATTTTCACCGTCGGGTTCTACGTGCCACTGGACCGGGTGATGACCTTCGCCGGGCACGGGGCCAGCAGCTATTCGCAGTTCCTGATGCCGATGATCGTCATGCAGGCGGTGTCGTTCTGCGCCACCGCGGCGGCCTTCCGGGCGGCGGTCGACGCGCGCGACGGACTCGATGCCCGCCTGGCCACCATGCCGATCCCACATATCGCGCCGCTGGGCGCGCGCACGGCCTCCACCGGCTACCGCATCGTGATCGCACTGGTGGCGGCGCTGATGTGTGGATATGTGATCGGATTCAGGTTCTACGGGGGACTGTGGAACACGGTCGGATTCCTGCTCTTCTCGGTGGCCGTGGGGATGATGCTGGGAGTGTTCGGCGATCTGCTCGGCACGCTGTCGAAATCGCCCGAGGCCACCACCCAGATGTTGATGCTGCCGCAGCTGATCCTCGGCATGGTGTCCACCGGATTCGCACCGGCCGAGCAGTTCCCGGAGTGGATCCGGGGATTCGCGCGTAACCAGCCGATTTCGCAGTTCGTCGACGCGATGCGGGCGCTGGCCGGTGACCAGCCGGGTTTCACGGCGGCGGTGAGCCGGTCGACGGTGGGCCCGGGTGTGCTGTGGACGATCGCCGGTGTCGCCCTCTTCGGCGTGGCGTCGGTGCTGGTGGCGGTCAGGCGGCAGCGATGA
- a CDS encoding helix-turn-helix domain-containing protein, translated as MAGKRTVLTVQLRRLAALLSEMREQAGVSKEVVSARTGINVTTLYRIETAQARPQRRTLTAMLDLYGIGEPQRSDAVQLLTEALKPGMSRPFEAAVSEVYAAYINFETEALSARLFQTSFIPGLLQSERYAWAVLDTAMPKVETSVIEQRLRARVERGKVLTRDGNPLELWVVLDEAAIRRVVGGPEVMREQLLRLTEDTDKRNVILQVLPFGAGAHPAMVGSFVVLDFPDPADPELVYVEGIAGDDIVEGHNEIRRFGVMFDQLRAMALSPRDSAEMITEVAEGLR; from the coding sequence ATGGCAGGTAAACGCACTGTGCTGACGGTTCAGCTGCGGCGATTGGCCGCACTGCTGTCGGAGATGCGGGAGCAAGCGGGGGTCAGCAAGGAAGTCGTCAGTGCCCGCACCGGCATCAACGTCACCACGCTGTACCGGATCGAGACCGCGCAGGCGCGTCCGCAGCGCCGCACCCTGACCGCGATGCTCGATCTGTACGGGATCGGCGAACCACAGCGCTCGGATGCGGTCCAACTGCTGACCGAGGCGCTGAAACCCGGTATGTCACGGCCGTTCGAGGCGGCGGTCTCGGAGGTCTACGCCGCCTACATCAACTTCGAGACCGAGGCACTGTCGGCACGACTGTTCCAGACCTCGTTCATTCCCGGACTGCTGCAGAGCGAGCGCTACGCGTGGGCGGTGCTCGACACCGCGATGCCGAAGGTCGAGACATCGGTGATCGAACAGCGCCTGCGAGCCCGGGTGGAACGCGGCAAAGTACTGACCCGCGACGGAAATCCGCTGGAGCTGTGGGTGGTGCTCGACGAGGCGGCGATCCGCCGCGTCGTCGGCGGGCCCGAGGTGATGCGCGAGCAGTTGCTGCGGCTCACCGAGGACACCGACAAGCGCAACGTGATCCTGCAGGTGTTGCCGTTCGGCGCCGGCGCGCATCCGGCGATGGTGGGCTCGTTCGTCGTGCTCGACTTCCCGGATCCGGCAGATCCGGAACTGGTCTACGTCGAAGGGATCGCCGGTGACGATATCGTCGAGGGCCACAACGAGATTCGCCGTTTCGGGGTGATGTTCGACCAACTGCGCGCGATGGCGTTGAGTCCGCGCGACTCGGCCGAGATGATCACCGAGGTGGCCGAGGGCCTGCGCTGA
- a CDS encoding penicillin-binding transpeptidase domain-containing protein, with product MSISRCAPRWWGPRALVLGTATAVVVTVGACSAGSQGPVAAADTFLSAVARHDLERAAGVTTQPEKATAALDSAWKNLQAQRLSAHTGSARVTGDTATVDYTYEWTLPRNRIWSYTGQLQMGRSGGEWKVRWTASDIHPKLGDTQSLQLRTTPAPRARVNERSGGDVLVPGAVHRISFTAAAAPDPGYVAGALSAAVKRFDDTATATAILSAARKTTGRYLVASLSDWEFDQVSGQLLGLPGVATDRQGDLIPTDRHFAPDLMTQIRKTVIDEVDGKAGWSVVTVNANGVDTDVLKEVAPQPAPSFSLSIDRNVQNAAQRAVDPRREQTMMVVVQPSTGAILAVAQNEAADADGPVATTGLYPPGSTFKTVTAAAAMSAGLAQPDTVVPCPSRIVVGERTIPNYDLFSLGDVPLSTAYERSCNTAFAQLSSELSGNALTDAAARMGVGPDYTVAGLPTVSGSVPPADDLVLRTEDGIGQGKVVVSPFGMALVAATVARGSAPTPYLIAGHETAVHGDRPALSPQVVRGLQEMMRKVVTGGTAARIADQGEVFGKTGEAEVDGGSHSWFIGYRGDLAWATLLARGGSSDNAVAVTRDMLAALPAGGT from the coding sequence ATGTCGATTTCGAGATGCGCACCGCGGTGGTGGGGGCCCCGGGCGCTGGTACTGGGCACGGCGACCGCCGTGGTCGTCACCGTGGGCGCGTGTTCGGCCGGATCGCAGGGGCCCGTCGCCGCGGCCGACACGTTCCTGTCCGCCGTCGCCCGCCATGATCTCGAACGCGCCGCCGGTGTCACCACCCAGCCCGAGAAGGCCACGGCGGCATTGGATTCGGCGTGGAAGAACCTGCAGGCACAGCGTCTGAGCGCGCATACCGGTTCGGCGCGGGTCACCGGGGACACCGCCACCGTGGACTACACCTACGAGTGGACCCTGCCCAGGAACCGGATCTGGAGTTACACCGGCCAGTTGCAGATGGGCCGCAGCGGCGGCGAGTGGAAGGTGCGCTGGACCGCCTCCGACATCCACCCGAAACTGGGCGACACCCAGAGCCTGCAGTTGCGCACCACCCCCGCGCCGCGGGCCCGGGTCAACGAGCGATCGGGCGGTGACGTGCTCGTTCCGGGTGCCGTGCACCGGATTTCGTTCACCGCCGCCGCGGCCCCGGATCCCGGATATGTCGCCGGCGCCCTGTCCGCCGCGGTGAAGCGGTTCGACGACACCGCGACCGCGACGGCGATCCTGTCCGCGGCCCGCAAGACGACCGGTCGCTATCTCGTTGCCTCGCTGAGCGACTGGGAGTTCGACCAGGTCAGCGGGCAGCTGCTCGGTCTGCCCGGAGTCGCCACCGACCGCCAGGGTGATCTGATCCCCACCGATCGGCACTTCGCCCCCGACCTGATGACCCAGATCCGCAAGACCGTGATCGACGAGGTCGACGGCAAGGCGGGCTGGAGTGTCGTCACCGTCAACGCCAACGGGGTCGATACCGATGTGCTGAAAGAGGTTGCGCCCCAACCGGCGCCGTCGTTCTCGCTGAGTATCGACCGGAATGTGCAGAATGCCGCGCAACGCGCGGTCGATCCGCGCCGCGAGCAGACGATGATGGTGGTGGTGCAGCCGTCGACCGGCGCCATCCTCGCGGTGGCCCAGAACGAGGCCGCCGATGCCGACGGTCCGGTCGCGACCACCGGACTGTATCCGCCCGGCTCGACGTTCAAGACCGTCACCGCGGCCGCCGCGATGTCCGCGGGTCTGGCCCAGCCCGACACCGTGGTCCCGTGCCCCAGCCGAATCGTGGTGGGCGAACGCACGATTCCCAACTACGACCTGTTCTCTCTCGGCGATGTGCCCCTGTCGACGGCCTACGAACGGTCATGCAATACCGCCTTCGCTCAGCTGTCGAGCGAATTGTCCGGTAATGCCCTGACCGATGCCGCGGCCCGGATGGGGGTGGGGCCGGACTACACCGTGGCCGGGCTGCCGACGGTATCGGGTTCGGTTCCGCCCGCCGATGACCTGGTACTTCGCACCGAGGACGGCATCGGGCAGGGCAAGGTGGTGGTCAGTCCGTTCGGGATGGCGCTGGTGGCCGCCACCGTGGCGCGCGGTTCGGCGCCGACTCCGTATCTGATCGCGGGGCACGAGACCGCCGTGCACGGGGATCGGCCCGCGTTGTCACCGCAGGTGGTGCGGGGACTGCAGGAGATGATGCGCAAGGTGGTCACGGGCGGAACCGCCGCGCGGATCGCCGATCAGGGCGAGGTGTTCGGCAAGACCGGTGAGGCGGAGGTGGACGGCGGATCGCACTCGTGGTTCATCGGCTACCGCGGCGATCTCGCCTGGGCGACGCTGCTGGCGCGGGGCGGCAGTTCGGACAATGCCGTAGCGGTTACCAGGGATATGCTTGCCGCTCTGCCGGCGGGCGGCACCTGA
- a CDS encoding helix-turn-helix transcriptional regulator, with protein sequence MRYTALNVGQTEEWSELTNTFVPMEHRYLRPARWRSELTVQQNSRYSLLRWDEPDGRIADRTRGNVARVPADDFYWLVVPDRSVFGVRWADPTAPTTVAGRHDGRIGTARDGAIRVADGRGMLMGLDQECRLRPGAAAYAMQLPRAEIEHALPATGPMRRVLDLDSGLGRVVDSMMRSAHAEQDRLGELEFNAICERLGELVCLLLTGDMRPHHDHLTETAAAVRRYVRETVGTGDVRLPAVAHALGWSPRQLRLILQQCGTTYRDLRREESLRAARTMLERPDPAIAEVAARCGFTVTWFSAAFKQRFGETPREFRKRRLAELADR encoded by the coding sequence ATGCGTTACACGGCTCTGAACGTCGGCCAGACCGAGGAGTGGAGCGAACTCACCAACACTTTCGTGCCGATGGAGCACCGCTACCTGCGGCCGGCACGCTGGCGATCGGAGCTGACGGTCCAGCAGAACAGTCGCTACAGCCTGCTGCGATGGGACGAACCCGACGGGCGGATCGCCGACCGCACCCGCGGCAACGTCGCCCGGGTCCCCGCGGACGACTTCTACTGGCTGGTGGTGCCGGACCGTAGCGTTTTCGGTGTGCGCTGGGCCGATCCGACCGCGCCCACCACCGTGGCAGGCCGCCACGACGGCCGGATCGGCACCGCCCGCGACGGCGCCATCCGGGTCGCGGACGGACGGGGCATGCTGATGGGCCTGGATCAGGAATGCCGGCTGCGCCCCGGTGCGGCCGCCTACGCGATGCAGCTCCCCCGCGCCGAAATCGAACACGCCCTGCCCGCGACCGGCCCCATGCGGCGCGTCCTCGATCTCGATTCCGGTCTCGGCCGGGTGGTCGACTCGATGATGCGCAGTGCGCACGCCGAACAGGACCGGCTCGGCGAACTCGAGTTCAACGCGATCTGCGAACGCCTCGGCGAACTCGTGTGCCTGCTGCTGACCGGTGATATGCGCCCACACCACGACCACCTCACCGAGACCGCGGCCGCGGTGCGCCGGTATGTCCGCGAGACGGTCGGAACCGGCGATGTGCGACTGCCCGCGGTCGCACACGCACTCGGCTGGTCACCCCGGCAACTGCGCCTCATCCTGCAGCAGTGCGGTACCACCTATCGCGACCTGCGGCGCGAGGAGTCGTTGCGCGCGGCACGGACCATGCTCGAGCGGCCCGACCCGGCGATCGCCGAGGTGGCCGCCCGCTGCGGTTTCACCGTCACCTGGTTCTCGGCCGCGTTCAAACAGCGTTTCGGCGAGACGCCGCGGGAGTTCCGCAAGCGCCGGCTGGCCGAGCTCGCCGACCGGTAG
- a CDS encoding pirin family protein, with the protein MAPTTAEAVRIVRSEQRYRWRNEWLDSRQSFPATGNFDLAANAHGLLMVHNEDIVEAGAGFDTHQHRNTEIITWVLEGTVVHQDSQGHSGLIHPGLAQRMSAGAGILHSERNGALRHERQDLHVVQMWIPPDEDGRRPSYQEADIRAELARNELVTVASGLARHRAETAITLGNRYAAFHAARLDPGHSVRLPEAPSGHVFLARGAVIVEGGGSDGELTLAAGDALRTTDAGARRITAVSPSEVLIWEMHATFA; encoded by the coding sequence ATGGCGCCCACAACGGCGGAAGCCGTGCGGATCGTGCGGTCCGAACAGCGGTATCGCTGGCGCAACGAGTGGCTGGACTCGCGGCAGTCGTTTCCCGCGACCGGCAATTTCGACCTCGCCGCCAACGCGCACGGGCTGTTGATGGTGCACAACGAGGACATCGTCGAGGCCGGTGCCGGCTTCGACACCCATCAGCACCGCAATACCGAGATCATCACCTGGGTCCTGGAAGGCACTGTGGTGCACCAGGATTCGCAAGGCCACTCCGGGCTGATCCATCCGGGCCTGGCGCAACGGATGAGCGCCGGCGCCGGAATCCTGCACTCCGAACGCAACGGCGCGCTCCGCCACGAACGCCAGGACCTGCACGTGGTCCAGATGTGGATTCCGCCCGACGAGGACGGCCGCCGGCCGAGCTATCAGGAAGCCGACATTCGCGCCGAACTCGCGCGCAACGAACTCGTCACCGTCGCCTCCGGGCTGGCGCGCCACCGCGCGGAGACCGCGATCACGCTCGGAAACCGTTATGCGGCATTCCATGCGGCGCGGCTGGACCCCGGCCACTCGGTCCGGCTGCCGGAGGCGCCCTCCGGCCACGTGTTCCTCGCGCGTGGCGCGGTGATCGTCGAAGGCGGCGGGTCCGACGGGGAGCTCACCCTCGCCGCGGGTGACGCCTTGCGCACCACCGATGCCGGCGCCCGGCGGATCACGGCAGTCTCGCCCAGCGAGGTCCTGATCTGGGAGATGCACGCCACGTTCGCCTGA